A region from the Triticum aestivum cultivar Chinese Spring chromosome 3D, IWGSC CS RefSeq v2.1, whole genome shotgun sequence genome encodes:
- the LOC123075204 gene encoding auxin-responsive protein SAUR71-like encodes MAMAMWRKKETAGASGAAAPACLVRSAGEGGGKIPKGYVPMVLVGDEGEREERVLVHVGMLTEPRLLALLEMSAQRFGYGQRGVLRIPCGVERFEQTVRGHRRETEEPACAAAH; translated from the coding sequence ATGGCCATGGCTATGTGGAGAAAGAAGGAGACGGCCGGAGCCAGcggcgccgccgccccggcatGCCTTGTTCGCTCCGCCGGCGAGGGCGGGGGCAAGATCCCGAAGGGCTACGTCCCGATGGTCCTCGTCGGCGACGAGGGAGAACGGGAGGAAAGGGTGCTGGTTCACGTCGGGATGCTCACGGAGCCGCGCCTCCTGGCTCTGCTGGAGATGTCAGCGCAGCGGTTCGGGTACGGCCAGCGGGGCGTCCTGAGGATCCCGTGTGGCGTGGAGCGGTTCGAGCAGACGGTCCGTGGCCACCGCCGGGAGACGGAGGAGcctgcgtgcgcggcagcacactAG